In Diabrotica undecimpunctata isolate CICGRU chromosome 9, icDiaUnde3, whole genome shotgun sequence, the DNA window CATCTAAGTTTTGGAATATCAGTTTAGGCAAATTCTGAGCAATTGTCAATTTGACATTGTCATTTTCGCACAGCGTTGCCGTATTGTCAGAATAATATACGGAATTGTGAAAAGATGAAAaatgtaatattattattattaattcacTGTTTTCTGAgctacaaaatcaaaatttgcgACGACGGACAGGAATGTAGAATGTTGTAATCAAATTTAACTACAAAATGTTTATAATGATTGAAATCTACGTGAAAGATAAAATTATGAATAAATGGCTTACCTTTAAATACTTACCTCTTGCAGTGCAGTTACTGGTATCATTGTATCATATCCAATAATACGTCGTTTTTCAAAATATTAGAGTAAGGGCCGCTTGGGTCTGAGAAAATTTTATATCTCAATAGCACTATAAGCTCCTCCCATCCTTACGTCACACGCTTGTTTCTCTGATTTATCGTCTATTACAAATCGTGACCATATTAATCTGTTTTTCAGGGACTAAAAATAGCGACAGTATTTTTCGCAGACTAACAAAAATGACAATCGTATTTTCTATTTTCGTGGACTAAAAATGGTGCCACCTGTCAAATGTCGTCACTTCTTTAGCATTCCAATCGTCTGTAGTAGAGTATGGGCCACTTGAGCGTGGGAAAATTTTTAAGTTCGTGGGACACAAGCTCTCTACAACAATCATTTGCTTGTTTTCAGCATTGTGTTGATATACATCCAAGTAACATTTCAGTTTTGTTTACGTTATAAAAAGCTTCCTAATATGACTAAAAAAACATACTGCAACTCTATAAACAGTAGTGACAGTGTTTAACTGTTATTTTCGCTATTGtctataaattttacttaaacaCATTTTCTCTATCTGCTAATATGTTTGCGTGCATGGACGTATGTGAATTTTTGGTGTAAGGTTTGGAATATCAGTTCAGATCAATGTAGTTGTTTCAGTGCAGTGATCAattctatttaattttacttaaaagtaattttaatttaatttaattttgataaaacgttgacatttttatttttatactgtgTATATATAATTTTACATTTGTATGTAAGAATGGCATACAAatctcttttcttcttcttcggtTTTTCACATTACGAGTTCGctgttttcgtcctccacagcactctattctcccagtcaccttctctgaggtctccaTCTATCATAgaatttccgacgtatgttttccatcttgtagcaggtctttctcttcgtcttcttcccggcgggtcccagtttaatattcttttcggccacctatgctctggcattctttgtacatgcccgtaccctTGCAGgtctctgttttccaacttttttgtaattgagcattttacttccatatttcctccgttcttattctatccgctcttgtgatttgtagacatcttctcataaagtccagttcaactgttcttattttatttcgtattgttgttgtcattggccatacttccgctccatatagggtaatattcatcactatgctttgaaagatcctctttttgttttatttggttagagtgttgttccatatcactccatgaagtgctcttgtggcttgttttccccgtgctattttcatttctatatctttcatacaagtaccatctcggctaatcattgaccctaaatacttaaaagccttacaactcttaatagtctcttcttctaaacttaatttcaaatctgcaacctcgggtccaatacagaAGTATATAAATCTCTTTTCTCTTAGGTGAAATAGAGGTATATATCCAGGTTGTAGATTCTACAATGTTTAAGTTGTAAATCAGAAATTTTCTGTTAAGAGAGACATTCTTATCCAATTCCAAcgacattttcttcaatgtttgtCTAAGTAGGTAAtaaaaaggtaataaaaataaCGTACAGAGACAAATTAGAATATATTACaaagaaattgaaaataaattgaaaaattttataaacTAATAATTATCGCTGACCGTAACGCAAATTAAGGTGATTTACTAATTGAATAACTGTTCCGTGGCCATTTCTAAATCCCAATTATATGATGACAACGACACCCTGGCTTTGTGTTCTTCTATTCCCATATCTATAAGTCGTCTAATTTTTTCATCACAATCGCTAATCACGCAAGGACCTGAAAATGTAAAAAAACGTTAATCGAAAATATGTAAAGCGCGGTTCATGTTAGTCCTGTGCAACCAGAATCATGTCGGCTGCCAATCCAGTGCTGGCGTTATATGGAATCGTCGTCACTGTGGAACCACTCACATTGAATGGTATTCCAATTAAACACTAGTTTCCGTTTAGGCGAGGCAATGAAGCAATAAACCTACCAAATTTTTCCAGCAATATGGATCACAATGAAACTTTTCGCATTCGATTCGTAGGAGTGTCAGGAAATTTTGTGAACAAAAATAATCATGTGGAAAATTGCATTATTGAtcaaggaaaatgcattttccaaagTGCATTTCGAAGTGATGGCGATGTTCTCCGAGGCACCTGGTGCACCTGGGCATCGTCTCCTGGAATTTTttggaaattcgatacaaaataagTGCAAACTCATTACTCAGTGATTTTTGTGGTCGCTAAACAATATCGGCTATGGTGTGCAAGGAACCTAGTGTCCAGAACGGGCTTCTTCTAGAGTTTTGTTGAAAGTTCGATATAAAATCAGTGCAAACTGGTTACTCAGTGGTTTTTGGGGTCGATGGACATTAATATCATGTCGGTGATAGTATGTGAGGCACATGGGGCACAGGGAAGTCTCGGTTCCTATAGTTTTGTgtaaattcgatacaaaatcagtgcaaactcaCTACTCGGGGATTTTAGGGTCGCGAAATACTTGCATTTCTTTGTTCAATAATGCAATTTTAATTTCCACATCATCATTTTTGTTCACACAATTTCCTGACACTAATACGAATCGAATGCACAAGAGATCCATCCTGCGGCAAAAATTTGGTAAGTTTTGGGGTATTTACTGCTTTAGTGCAATTTTGCTTCAATACCAAATTCCTAAACGTGAAAATAAGTTTCAAGATCGCTCTgttaaatgttttcaaaataagaGGAAAATTTTCAAGCTTGATTTACACCTAAAAAAGTTACTAAATATCTCTCCAATTTTTTCTTGATTACGCCGTCCTTTATTTTTTCTCGTCGAAACATAACTCATGACATTTTGAACCGTATTTTCTCAAAATTAGAagtaataaaatatgaaaattgttAACCAAAGTATTATATTTTTAAGAGATTATAGCAGAGCGACGTTACAGCTTCGTTGTAACAACTTTCCACTcgtaattatagaaaaataaacaatataaattacCTCCTGCATAAGCATGTGTCCAATGTTTTGCTGTTAAAGTGAACATTTCCAGATTCTCCTTATATTGCCTAGCGACTACAGCATCTTGAGGATCATCCGGTTCGGCGGCAGATAGTAGAGCTTGCAAGGACAACAGAACGGTGCGTAAGGTCATAGCAGCGGCCCTAAAGTCAATATCAACGTTTGTACTCAATATTCAATACAAATAATTCGAAATACAGTTGTTACTTTCAGTGAAAACATATTCTAGAGAATACATCACAGAACAAGCACTCCAGGGAATTACAGTATTGTGCAAATTAATGGAATAATTGTGATATTCTTCAATATTCGCAGTTGGCAACACTGTACACGCATTTACAACTGACCAAGCATTATAAACATAACCTTGcttttctctgccttttatttgagagTGTTTTAGGACATTTCCCACTAAGTTTGTGTTGTTTAGTACTGTTTTGGGTTATTTTCGGTAATTAGTGAGTTTATTCCAGTGACAATAATGATGatttacaaatttaaatattcagtaagtacactgatgatgatgatgatgatgatgatagtgtgtttggcatggaagtaagtacactattataatattatttacaaaatagttGTACAGCAGGTCacccattatatttatacattcattattaaccaaataaacaataatatttaaaatttcatttgaattttttgctcctcattttatacaaattaactctaactgataatacaggcaaaaagattctaaacaaagtaagtaattaaaaagattatggagaactccagtgcagtttaccgtgccttttactacaacgaaaagttttctgtgaatttcatta includes these proteins:
- the Ubc4 gene encoding ubiquitin-conjugating enzyme E2-22 kDa yields the protein MANIAAQRIKREFKEVIKSEEVAKCAIRVELLNDSYTELRGEIAGPPDTPYEGGNFVLEIRVPETYPFNPPKVRFITRIWHPNISSVTGAICLDILKDQWAAAMTLRTVLLSLQALLSAAEPDDPQDAVVARQYKENLEMFTLTAKHWTHAYAGGPCVISDCDEKIRRLIDMGIEEHKARVSLSSYNWDLEMATEQLFN